The Megalops cyprinoides isolate fMegCyp1 chromosome 9, fMegCyp1.pri, whole genome shotgun sequence genome has a window encoding:
- the mrps22 gene encoding 28S ribosomal protein S22, mitochondrial produces MAAYSAARCLLRCYSRASDVHRNSKMLAISTKRMLCSASVDNGNRDVRKPQFHDEDVQDILTRITGMDLQKIFRPMKQELKPPAYKLMTDEQLQEATQKAIEEARQRLKMPPILPERQPINDILAHDKILDGMDTAKYVFTDITFDIPHRERFIVIREPNGILRKASWEERDRVLQIYFPKEGKKLTPPPIFKEENLKIAFQQDRHEDILDMCLVQFEPDSSDYRRVHLVTYEDMEKHGKYDLLRSTRHFGGMVWHLINARRIDGLLVDMLQRDLVQDAVSLVSLFHMVHPQSESAKEAREQQAAGIDLIKIYAQRESHRAGYIELALQAYQQTLLESSI; encoded by the exons ATGGCCGCCTACAGTGCAGCACGGTGCTTATTGAGATGTTACTCTCGGGCCAGCGATGTCCACCGTAACTCAAAGATGCTGGCCATATCCACAAAAAGGATGCTATGCAGTGCATCCGTTGATAACG GTAATCGGGATGTCAGGAAGCCGCAGTTCCATGATGAAGATGTGCAGGACATTCTTACCAGAATCACGGGCATGGATTTACAGAAGATATTCCGACCCATGAAACAAGAATTGAAACCACCTGCATACAAGCTTATGACAGATGAACAACTTCAGGAG GCTACACAGAAGGCTATAGAGGAGGCCAGACAGCGGCTGAAGATGCCCCCAATCCTGCCAGAAAGACAGCCCATTAATGACATCCTAGCACACGACAAGATCCTTGACGGCATGGATACAGCAAAATATGTCTTCACAGACATCACCTTTGACATACCGCACAGA GAACGCTTTATTGTGATTCGAGAGCCAAACGGGATTCTACGCAAAGCATCatgggaggagagggacagggtcCTGCAGATCTATTTCCCTAAAGAGGGCAAGAAGCTCACTCCACCACCAATCTTTAAGGAGGAGAACCTTAAG ATTGCTTTTCAGCAGGATCGACATGAAGACATCTTGGATATGTGTCTAGTTCAGTTTGAACCCGACTCCTCAGATTATCGGAGG GTGCACCTGGTGACCTACGAAGACATGGAGAAGCACGGCAAGTACGACCTTCTGCGCTCCACGCGTCACTTTGGAGGAATGGTGTGGCATCTGATCAACGCCAGGAGGATTGATGGCCTGCTGGTTGACATGCTACAGAGAGACCT GGTGCAAGACGCAGTAAGCCTGGTAAGCCTGTTCCACATGGTCCATCCACAGAGCGAGTCGGCCAAGGAGGCACGCGAGCAGCAAGCCGCAGGCATCGACCTGATCAAG ATTTATGCCCAGAGGGAGTCCCATAGGGCGGGGTATATCGAGCTGGCTCTGCAGGCCTATCAGCAGACCCTCTTGGAGAGCTCCATTTGA